Proteins encoded in a region of the Flavobacteriaceae bacterium HL-DH10 genome:
- the nusA gene encoding transcription termination factor NusA → MENIALIESFSEFKDDKLIDRVTLMAILEDVFRSALKKKFGDDDNFDIIVNPDKGDLEIWRNRVVVADGEVEEPNQEITLTEARKIEPDFEVGEDVSEEVKLIDLGRRAILALRQNLISKIHEHDNTIIYKQFKDLIGEIYTAEVHHIRHRAVILLDDEGNEIVLPKDRQIPSDFFRKGDNVRGVIDSVELKGAKPTIMMSRSSPAFLEKLFEQEIPEVFDGLITIKNVVRIPGEKAKVAVDSYDDRIDPVGACVGMKGSRIHGIVRELGNENIDVINYTNNLQLYITRALSPARVTSIKINEETKRAEVILKPEEVSKAIGRGGHNIRLAGQLTGYEIDVFREGAEEDVELREFSDEIEGWIIDEFSKAGLDTAKSILEQEVNDLVKRTDLEEETIKDVIRILREEFEE, encoded by the coding sequence ATGGAGAATATCGCGTTAATTGAATCTTTTTCAGAATTCAAAGACGATAAGCTAATTGACAGAGTAACGTTAATGGCCATTTTAGAAGATGTATTTAGAAGCGCCTTAAAAAAGAAATTTGGCGATGATGATAATTTTGATATTATTGTAAATCCTGATAAAGGTGATTTAGAAATATGGAGAAATAGAGTTGTTGTAGCTGATGGTGAGGTAGAAGAGCCAAATCAAGAAATTACTTTAACTGAGGCTCGTAAAATTGAACCTGATTTTGAAGTTGGTGAAGATGTATCTGAAGAAGTTAAGCTTATAGATCTTGGAAGACGTGCAATTTTAGCATTACGTCAAAATTTAATATCTAAGATTCATGAGCATGATAATACCATAATTTATAAGCAGTTTAAAGATTTAATTGGAGAGATTTATACAGCAGAAGTTCATCATATTCGTCATAGAGCAGTTATTTTATTAGATGACGAAGGCAATGAGATTGTGTTACCAAAAGATAGACAAATTCCATCTGATTTCTTTAGAAAAGGAGATAATGTAAGAGGTGTTATTGATAGTGTAGAGCTAAAAGGAGCAAAACCTACTATTATGATGTCTAGAAGCTCTCCTGCTTTTTTAGAAAAATTATTTGAACAAGAAATACCTGAGGTTTTCGATGGTTTAATTACTATAAAAAATGTAGTTAGAATACCTGGTGAAAAAGCTAAAGTAGCGGTAGATTCTTATGATGATAGAATAGACCCTGTTGGAGCTTGTGTAGGTATGAAAGGATCTAGAATTCACGGTATTGTACGTGAATTAGGTAACGAGAATATTGATGTAATTAATTATACTAATAATTTACAATTATATATTACACGTGCTTTAAGTCCTGCAAGAGTGACTTCAATAAAAATTAATGAAGAAACAAAACGCGCAGAGGTTATTTTAAAACCAGAAGAGGTAAGTAAGGCTATTGGTCGAGGCGGTCATAATATTCGTTTGGCGGGTCAACTTACTGGTTATGAAATAGATGTATTTAGAGAAGGTGCAGAGGAAGATGTTGAGTTAAGAGAGTTCTCTGATGAAATTGAAGGATGGATTATTGACGAGTTTAGTAAAGCTGGATTAGATACTGCTAAAAGTATTTTAGAGCAAGAAGTTAATGATTTAGTAAAAAGAACAGATTTAGAAGAAGAAACAATTAAAGACGTTATAAGAATTCTTAGGGAAGAATTTGAAGAATAA
- the infB gene encoding translation initiation factor IF-2, with product MAETIRLNKVLRELNISLDRAVEFLDSKGIDIEKRPTTKISEETYTVLSDEFQTDANKKVASKEVGVAKLKEKEVLREQRERELEEKQKASARREEVVKASKVISGPKQVGKIDLNPKAKKAEVKPAEVKDEVKKEDIVKPEVVETVKEVPEVVKEDVVQEEVKQTVKAEDSKPVAEEKPVAEEKPVVEEKAPSKEAPIIIDDEIVIPDEKVKTQYQKLTGPKIAGDKIDLSQFNKPKKKPVDKKPESKAGEAGAANKKKRRRISKVGGNQPGKPGGQNRPGGVNRPGGNDRFKGKPGQGRRNIVKEEPSEEDVKKQVRETLEKLQGKSSKGKGAKYRRDKRDQHREQSEIDQQIEAAESKIIKVTEFVTASEMATMMDVGVTQIISACMSLGMMVTMNQRLDAETLSIVADEFGYKVEFVTADIEESIEEIEDKPEDLKSRAPIVTVMGHVDHGKTSLLDYIRQENVIAGESGGITQHIGAYGVELENGQKIAFLDTPGHEAFTAMRARGAQVTDIAIVVAAADDDIMPQTKEAISHAQAAGVPIVFAINKIDKPDANPEKIKEGLAQMNLLVEDWGGKIQSHDISAKMGTGVKELLEKVLLEAELLELKANPNKPAVGTVVEAFLDKGRGYVSTILVQAGTLKVGDYVLAGKNSGKVKAMHDERGNDVVSAGPSTPVSILGLDGAPQAGDKFNVFEDEREAKQIASKRAQLQREQSVRTQRHITLDEIGRRIALGDFQELNIILKGDVDGSVEALTDSFQKLSTEEIQVNILHKGVGAITESDVLLASASDAIIVGFNVRPVGNARMIADKEEIDIRTYSIIYDAINDLKDAMEGMLSPELKEEILGTAEIREIFKVTKIGSIAGCMVTNGKILRNAGIRLIRDGVVVYTGELASLKRFKDDAKEVTKGYDCGMQIKNYNDIKEGDIIEAFHEVEVKKKLK from the coding sequence ATGGCTGAAACAATTAGATTAAATAAAGTATTACGTGAGCTTAATATCTCTTTAGATCGTGCAGTAGAATTTTTAGATTCTAAAGGCATTGATATTGAGAAGCGACCTACTACGAAAATTTCTGAAGAAACATATACAGTTCTTTCAGATGAATTTCAAACAGATGCAAACAAAAAAGTAGCATCTAAAGAAGTTGGTGTTGCTAAGTTAAAAGAGAAAGAAGTATTGCGTGAACAGCGCGAGCGTGAACTTGAAGAAAAACAAAAAGCATCAGCCAGAAGAGAAGAAGTTGTAAAAGCCTCTAAAGTAATTTCTGGTCCTAAGCAAGTTGGAAAAATTGATTTAAATCCAAAAGCTAAAAAAGCTGAAGTTAAACCAGCTGAGGTTAAGGATGAAGTTAAAAAAGAAGATATTGTTAAACCTGAAGTTGTTGAAACAGTAAAAGAGGTTCCTGAAGTTGTTAAGGAAGATGTTGTTCAAGAAGAGGTTAAGCAAACTGTTAAAGCAGAGGATTCTAAACCAGTTGCTGAAGAAAAACCAGTTGCAGAAGAAAAACCTGTAGTTGAAGAAAAAGCACCTTCTAAAGAAGCTCCAATCATAATTGATGACGAGATTGTTATTCCAGATGAAAAAGTTAAAACTCAATATCAAAAACTTACTGGTCCAAAAATAGCAGGTGATAAAATTGATTTATCTCAATTTAATAAACCAAAGAAGAAGCCAGTAGATAAAAAGCCTGAATCTAAAGCAGGTGAAGCAGGAGCTGCTAACAAGAAAAAACGTCGTCGTATAAGTAAAGTTGGTGGAAATCAACCAGGTAAACCTGGAGGTCAAAATAGACCAGGCGGAGTTAACAGACCTGGCGGAAATGACCGTTTTAAAGGTAAACCAGGACAAGGAAGACGTAATATCGTTAAGGAAGAACCTTCTGAAGAAGATGTTAAGAAGCAAGTAAGAGAAACTCTTGAAAAACTTCAAGGTAAATCTAGCAAGGGTAAAGGCGCAAAATATAGAAGAGATAAAAGAGACCAGCATAGAGAGCAATCTGAAATCGATCAGCAAATTGAAGCTGCAGAAAGTAAGATCATTAAAGTAACAGAGTTTGTTACTGCAAGTGAAATGGCAACTATGATGGATGTAGGGGTTACTCAAATTATTTCTGCATGTATGTCTTTGGGTATGATGGTAACTATGAATCAGCGTTTAGATGCTGAAACATTATCTATTGTAGCAGATGAGTTTGGTTATAAAGTAGAATTTGTAACTGCCGATATTGAAGAGTCTATAGAAGAAATTGAAGATAAACCAGAAGATTTAAAATCACGTGCTCCAATTGTAACAGTAATGGGACACGTAGATCATGGTAAAACATCACTTCTAGATTATATTCGTCAAGAAAATGTAATTGCTGGAGAATCTGGTGGAATTACACAGCACATTGGTGCTTATGGTGTAGAGTTGGAGAATGGACAAAAAATAGCGTTTTTAGATACACCAGGTCACGAAGCCTTTACAGCGATGCGTGCTCGTGGTGCTCAAGTTACAGATATTGCTATTGTTGTAGCTGCTGCCGATGATGATATTATGCCACAAACTAAAGAGGCTATTTCGCATGCACAAGCTGCTGGAGTTCCTATTGTTTTTGCAATTAATAAAATTGACAAACCAGATGCTAACCCTGAGAAAATTAAAGAAGGCTTAGCACAAATGAACCTGTTGGTTGAAGATTGGGGAGGGAAAATTCAATCTCATGATATTTCGGCAAAAATGGGAACTGGTGTTAAAGAATTACTAGAAAAAGTATTGCTAGAAGCAGAATTATTAGAGCTAAAAGCAAACCCAAATAAACCAGCAGTAGGAACCGTAGTTGAAGCTTTCTTAGATAAAGGACGTGGTTACGTATCTACAATTTTGGTACAAGCAGGAACTTTAAAAGTTGGTGATTATGTACTTGCAGGAAAAAATAGTGGTAAGGTAAAAGCGATGCATGATGAGCGTGGAAACGATGTTGTTTCTGCAGGACCATCTACACCAGTATCTATTCTTGGTTTAGACGGTGCCCCACAAGCGGGTGATAAATTCAATGTATTTGAAGATGAGCGTGAAGCTAAACAAATTGCATCAAAACGTGCACAATTACAACGTGAGCAATCTGTTAGAACGCAACGTCATATAACACTTGATGAAATTGGTCGTCGTATTGCACTTGGAGACTTCCAAGAGTTAAATATCATCCTTAAAGGTGATGTTGATGGTTCGGTTGAAGCTTTAACCGATTCATTCCAAAAACTATCAACTGAAGAAATTCAAGTTAATATACTTCATAAAGGTGTTGGCGCAATTACTGAAAGTGATGTTTTATTAGCATCTGCATCTGATGCAATTATCGTAGGATTTAATGTGCGTCCGGTTGGAAATGCAAGAATGATTGCTGATAAAGAAGAAATTGATATTAGAACATATTCTATTATTTACGATGCTATCAACGATCTTAAAGATGCGATGGAAGGTATGTTATCTCCAGAGCTTAAAGAAGAGATTTTAGGTACTGCTGAAATTAGAGAAATATTTAAAGTAACTAAAATAGGTAGTATTGCAGGTTGTATGGTTACCAATGGTAAAATACTTAGAAACGCTGGAATTCGATTAATTAGAGATGGTGTTGTTGTATATACAGGTGAATTAGCTTCGTTAAAACGATTTAAAGATGATGCTAAGGAAGTAACAAAAGGTTACGATTGTGGTATGCAAATTAAAAACTACAACGATATTAAAGAAGGCGATATTATTGAAGCTTTCCATGAAGTTGAGGTTAAAAAGAAACTTAAATAA
- a CDS encoding SPOR domain-containing protein — translation MKILSLKISALAFLGFIIPTTSSFSQEGTVNLNQDKKIETLLNLKKEINKSENNSDRYKIQIYNGNRSGAQTAQKEFKESFTDWASTDTYEPPNFKIWVGNFRTRLEADRALKRIKIKFPSAFIFKPLKKKD, via the coding sequence ATGAAAATATTGAGTTTGAAAATTAGTGCTTTAGCTTTTTTAGGGTTTATAATACCCACAACATCTAGTTTTTCACAAGAGGGAACAGTAAATTTAAATCAAGACAAAAAAATTGAAACTTTACTAAATCTAAAAAAAGAAATAAATAAAAGTGAAAATAATTCCGATCGTTATAAGATTCAAATCTATAATGGTAATAGATCTGGCGCACAAACAGCACAAAAAGAATTTAAAGAATCTTTTACAGATTGGGCTTCAACTGACACCTATGAACCACCAAACTTTAAAATCTGGGTTGGTAACTTTAGAACACGTTTAGAAGCAGACAGGGCTTTAAAACGTATTAAAATAAAATTCCCAAGTGCTTTTATTTTTAAACCATTAAAGAAAAAAGATTAA
- a CDS encoding cytochrome c3 family protein, with product MKQVIHRKLSKSILHVGLIILLAFTTSLSAQDGDPAKGKSLFNANCAACHKLDKKMTGPALRNVETRLSDEQGLDREWVYAWIKNSSGIIKSGDAYANKVYNEYGGAAMTAFPQLSNEDIDNILAYTAEEKKAPAETANIGAVTTESTGASSGISNEIILGALAILFLLLAAGLFLVNKTLRRFAAAQNIELPEASKRTPLWKAFVQNQFLMLVVAIFFLLSSAYFVYGYLSQIGIDQGYQPVQPIHFSHKIHAGDNGIDCKYCHSSARVSKTSGIPSLNVCMNCHKSIYEYNGETTPEYSKEFYDGEIKKLYAAVGWDDADQKYTGDSQPVKWVRIHNLPDFVYFNHSQHVTVAGVECQTCHGPIETMEVAEQFAPLTMGWCIECHRTTNVNIKDNDYYKKIHEELSKKYGVKEFTEAEMGGLECGKCHY from the coding sequence ATGAAACAGGTGATTCACCGTAAATTAAGTAAAAGCATTCTTCATGTCGGCTTAATTATTTTATTAGCGTTTACAACCTCTCTTTCTGCTCAAGATGGAGACCCAGCAAAAGGAAAGTCATTATTTAATGCCAATTGTGCGGCTTGTCATAAATTAGATAAAAAAATGACAGGACCTGCATTGCGTAATGTAGAAACTCGTTTATCTGATGAACAAGGTTTAGATAGAGAATGGGTTTACGCATGGATTAAAAACAGTTCAGGTATTATTAAATCTGGCGATGCTTACGCAAACAAAGTTTACAACGAGTATGGTGGTGCAGCAATGACTGCATTTCCACAATTATCAAATGAGGATATAGATAACATTCTAGCTTATACAGCAGAAGAAAAGAAAGCGCCAGCTGAAACAGCAAATATTGGTGCAGTAACAACTGAATCAACAGGAGCGTCTTCAGGTATTTCTAACGAAATTATTTTAGGAGCCTTAGCGATCTTATTTCTATTGTTAGCCGCCGGGTTGTTTTTGGTAAACAAAACACTACGTCGTTTTGCAGCTGCTCAAAACATTGAGTTACCAGAAGCTTCAAAAAGAACACCACTTTGGAAAGCTTTTGTGCAAAATCAATTTTTAATGCTTGTTGTTGCTATCTTCTTTTTATTATCAAGTGCGTATTTTGTTTATGGTTATTTATCTCAAATAGGAATAGATCAAGGTTATCAACCAGTACAACCTATTCATTTTTCACATAAAATACATGCAGGCGATAATGGTATAGATTGTAAATACTGTCACTCTTCTGCAAGAGTTAGTAAAACATCTGGTATTCCTTCTTTAAATGTGTGTATGAACTGTCATAAATCAATTTATGAATATAATGGAGAAACAACTCCTGAATATTCAAAAGAATTTTATGATGGTGAAATCAAAAAATTATATGCTGCTGTAGGATGGGATGATGCCGATCAAAAATACACAGGAGATTCTCAGCCAGTTAAATGGGTTAGAATTCATAACTTACCTGACTTTGTTTATTTTAATCACTCACAACACGTAACTGTTGCTGGAGTAGAATGTCAAACATGTCATGGACCTATTGAAACCATGGAAGTTGCAGAGCAATTTGCGCCTTTAACAATGGGTTGGTGTATTGAGTGTCATAGAACAACCAATGTGAATATTAAAGATAATGACTATTACAAAAAAATACATGAAGAGCTATCTAAAAAGTATGGCGTAAAAGAATTTACGGAAGCAGAGATGGGTGGTTTAGAATGTGGTAAATGTCACTATTAA
- a CDS encoding TAT-variant-translocated molybdopterin oxidoreductase: MSSNKKYWKSVEELNENSSIVETLKQNEFVAEIPTDEFLGDKDTLEASSTTRRDFLKYVGFTTAAASLAACEGPVKKSIPYIVQPTEIIPGVANYYATTIADGFDFASVLVKTREGRPIKIENNTMAATNGSANARVNASVLGLYDSLRVQGPKKDGNAISWSEFDAETTEKLTSIAAANKDIVLLTQTFASPSTSKLIAEFSEKYGNVRHVVYDAVSESAALDAYQAKYGERALANYDFSKAMTIVSVGADFLGDWQGGGFDSGYSKNRVPDHGKMSRHIQFESNMSLTGANADKRVPLKPSEQKLALAKLYSYVVGGSVSGTLPEHIDVAVKKAATQLKKAGSKGLVVTGIQDVNAQTVALEINEALNSKAFDKATPIKTRQGNDKAVASLVADMKAGKVAAIIMSGVNPLYTLPNASDFAEGLKKTELSVAFSMKADETSSETDYIAAAPHYLESWGDVEIKKGHYALTQPTIRPLFDTRQFQEALLKWTGNDVSYHDYIKDAWGTTILGGSSFNQALHDGIYVGEIDAQIEGANSEATETPSSNAVSALATSAKSEGLELTLYTKVGMGDGQQANNPWLQEFPDPITRTSWDNYLTISKADADAIGLINKHVATGALNGSYANVTVNGTTITAPVMIQPGQAKGSVGLALGYGKTLGLKEEMQTGVNAYALYQGFNSVQNVTIEAAAGEHEFASVQLHNTLMGRGDIIKETTLEIFNTSDRDVWNKVPTVSLNHKETPVTSPEVDLWDEFDRSIGHHFNLSIDLNACTGCGACVIACHAENNVPVVGKEEVRRSRDMHWLRIDRYYSSEETFAEDDTKKEEFSGLFGDQGSLGGFGELENPTENPQVAFQPVMCQHCNHAPCETVCPVAATSHGRQGQNHMAYNRCVGTRYCANNCPYKVRRFNWFLYNGNDEFDYHMNDDLGRMVLNPDVVVRSRGVMEKCSMCIQKTQKTILDAKRDGREIKDGEFQTACSAACSNGAMVFGDINDKESKVAKLLEDDRMYHLLESVGTKPNVQYHTKVRNTTEA, encoded by the coding sequence ATGTCATCAAACAAGAAATACTGGAAAAGTGTTGAAGAGCTAAACGAGAATAGCTCTATTGTTGAGACGCTAAAGCAAAACGAGTTTGTAGCAGAAATACCTACTGATGAATTTTTAGGAGATAAAGATACATTAGAAGCTTCATCTACAACGCGACGCGATTTCTTAAAATACGTAGGATTTACTACTGCTGCAGCATCTTTAGCTGCTTGTGAAGGTCCTGTAAAAAAATCAATTCCTTATATAGTACAACCAACGGAAATCATTCCTGGTGTCGCTAACTATTATGCTACTACAATTGCAGACGGTTTTGATTTTGCTAGTGTTTTAGTTAAAACGCGTGAAGGACGTCCAATTAAAATTGAAAACAATACGATGGCAGCTACCAATGGTAGTGCAAATGCTAGAGTAAATGCTTCTGTTTTAGGCTTGTATGACAGTTTAAGAGTTCAAGGTCCTAAAAAAGATGGAAACGCTATTTCTTGGAGTGAATTTGATGCTGAAACAACTGAAAAATTAACAAGTATTGCGGCAGCTAATAAAGACATTGTGTTGTTAACACAAACTTTTGCAAGTCCATCTACGAGTAAATTAATAGCTGAGTTTAGTGAAAAGTATGGTAATGTTCGTCATGTAGTTTATGATGCTGTTTCAGAATCAGCTGCATTAGATGCATACCAAGCTAAATATGGAGAACGCGCATTAGCTAATTACGATTTTTCTAAAGCGATGACTATTGTATCTGTTGGTGCAGATTTCTTAGGAGATTGGCAAGGTGGCGGATTTGATTCTGGGTATTCTAAAAATAGAGTTCCAGATCACGGTAAAATGTCTCGTCATATTCAGTTTGAATCGAATATGTCGTTAACAGGTGCAAATGCCGATAAGCGTGTACCTTTAAAACCAAGCGAACAAAAATTAGCTTTAGCTAAATTATATAGTTATGTTGTTGGTGGTTCTGTTTCAGGAACTTTACCAGAGCATATTGATGTGGCTGTAAAAAAGGCAGCTACTCAACTAAAGAAAGCTGGAAGTAAAGGTTTAGTAGTTACAGGAATTCAAGATGTAAATGCACAAACCGTTGCTTTAGAAATTAATGAAGCTTTAAATAGTAAAGCTTTTGATAAAGCTACTCCAATTAAAACTAGACAAGGTAACGATAAAGCAGTTGCTTCTTTAGTAGCCGATATGAAGGCTGGGAAAGTTGCTGCAATTATTATGAGTGGAGTAAATCCATTATATACCTTGCCAAATGCTTCAGATTTTGCTGAAGGATTGAAAAAAACAGAATTATCTGTAGCGTTTTCAATGAAAGCAGACGAAACGTCTTCAGAAACTGATTATATAGCTGCAGCACCACATTATTTAGAATCTTGGGGTGATGTTGAAATAAAGAAAGGACATTATGCGCTAACACAGCCAACTATTCGTCCTTTATTTGATACAAGACAATTTCAAGAGGCTTTATTAAAATGGACAGGAAACGATGTTTCTTATCACGATTATATTAAAGACGCTTGGGGAACTACTATTTTAGGTGGAAGTTCTTTCAATCAAGCATTGCATGATGGTATATATGTTGGGGAAATTGATGCTCAAATTGAAGGTGCAAATTCAGAAGCAACTGAAACGCCTTCTAGTAATGCTGTAAGTGCTTTAGCAACTTCAGCAAAATCTGAAGGACTAGAGTTAACATTATATACCAAAGTAGGTATGGGAGATGGGCAACAAGCCAATAACCCATGGTTACAAGAATTTCCAGATCCAATTACAAGAACATCTTGGGATAATTACCTAACGATTTCTAAAGCAGATGCTGATGCAATAGGTTTAATTAATAAACATGTTGCTACTGGAGCTTTAAATGGAAGTTATGCTAATGTAACTGTAAATGGTACAACTATTACTGCACCAGTAATGATTCAACCAGGACAAGCAAAAGGTTCTGTTGGATTAGCATTAGGTTACGGGAAAACTTTAGGTTTAAAAGAAGAAATGCAAACAGGTGTTAATGCCTATGCATTATATCAAGGTTTTAATAGTGTACAAAACGTTACTATTGAAGCTGCTGCTGGCGAGCATGAATTTGCTTCAGTACAGTTGCATAATACTTTAATGGGTCGTGGAGATATTATTAAAGAAACAACTTTAGAGATATTTAATACTTCAGATAGAGATGTTTGGAATAAAGTTCCAACAGTTTCTTTAAATCATAAAGAAACACCAGTTACATCTCCAGAGGTTGATTTATGGGATGAATTTGATCGTTCAATTGGGCATCACTTTAACTTATCAATCGATTTAAATGCGTGTACTGGATGTGGAGCTTGTGTGATAGCTTGTCATGCTGAAAACAATGTGCCAGTTGTAGGCAAAGAAGAAGTACGTCGTAGCCGTGATATGCACTGGTTACGTATTGATAGATATTATTCATCTGAAGAAACATTTGCAGAAGACGACACTAAGAAAGAAGAGTTTTCTGGATTATTTGGTGATCAAGGCTCTTTAGGAGGGTTTGGTGAGTTAGAAAATCCAACTGAGAATCCTCAAGTAGCTTTCCAACCAGTAATGTGTCAACATTGTAACCATGCACCTTGTGAAACTGTTTGTCCTGTGGCAGCAACATCACATGGTCGTCAAGGTCAAAATCATATGGCTTATAACCGTTGTGTTGGTACTAGATATTGTGCAAACAACTGTCCTTATAAAGTACGTCGTTTCAACTGGTTCCTATACAATGGTAATGATGAGTTCGATTATCATATGAATGATGATTTAGGACGTATGGTATTAAATCCAGATGTTGTAGTACGTTCTCGTGGTGTTATGGAAAAATGTTCTATGTGTATTCAAAAAACACAAAAAACAATTTTAGATGCAAAACGTGACGGACGTGAAATTAAAGATGGAGAATTCCAAACAGCATGTTCTGCAGCTTGTAGCAACGGAGCAATGGTATTTGGAGATATCAACGATAAAGAAAGTAAAGTTGCAAAACTTTTAGAAGATGATCGTATGTATCACTTATTAGAAAGTGTAGGTACAAAGCCTAATGTGCAGTATCATACAAAAGTGAGAAATACAACTGAAGCATAA
- the nrfD gene encoding NrfD/PsrC family molybdoenzyme membrane anchor subunit: MASHYEAPIRRPLVTGEKSYHDVTVDVAKPVEGKANKQWWIVFSIALVAFLWGIGCILYTISTGIGTWGLNKTVGWAWDITNFVWWVGIGHAGTLISAVLLLFRQKWRMAINRSAEAMTIFSVVQAGLFPIIHMGRPWLGYWVLPIPNQFGSLWVNFNSPLLWDVFAISTYLSVSLVFWWTGLLPDFAMLRDRAIKPFQKKIYALLSFGWSGRAKDWQRFEEVSLVLAGLATPLVLSVHTIVSFDFATSVIPGWHTTIFPPYFVAGAVFSGFAMVNTLLIIMRKVCNLEDYITVQHIELMNIVIMITGSIVGVAYITELFIAWYSGVEYEQYAFLNRATGPYAWAYWMMMSCNVFSPQFMWFKKLRTSIMFSFFISIVVNVGMWFERFVIIVTSLHRDYLPSSWTMFSPTFVDIGIFIGTIGFFFVLFLLYSRTFPVIAQAEVKTILKSSGERYKNIRERGDSLVGTGSDPRTSKTINKETKNEK, translated from the coding sequence ATGGCGTCTCATTACGAAGCACCTATTAGAAGACCCTTAGTTACTGGGGAAAAATCATACCACGATGTTACTGTGGATGTGGCTAAACCAGTAGAAGGAAAAGCAAATAAACAGTGGTGGATAGTTTTTTCTATTGCACTTGTAGCTTTCCTTTGGGGTATTGGATGTATTTTATATACGATATCTACAGGTATTGGAACTTGGGGATTAAACAAGACCGTAGGTTGGGCTTGGGATATTACTAACTTTGTTTGGTGGGTAGGTATTGGTCACGCAGGAACTTTGATTTCGGCTGTACTTTTATTATTCCGTCAAAAATGGAGAATGGCAATTAACCGTTCGGCGGAGGCTATGACCATTTTCTCTGTTGTTCAAGCAGGTTTATTTCCAATTATTCACATGGGTCGTCCATGGTTAGGATACTGGGTTTTACCAATTCCGAATCAATTTGGTTCATTATGGGTAAACTTTAATTCGCCATTACTTTGGGATGTATTTGCAATTTCTACATATTTATCGGTATCGTTAGTATTCTGGTGGACAGGGTTACTTCCAGATTTTGCCATGTTAAGAGATAGAGCAATCAAACCTTTTCAAAAGAAAATATATGCTTTATTAAGTTTTGGATGGTCGGGACGTGCTAAAGATTGGCAACGTTTTGAAGAAGTATCTTTGGTACTTGCTGGTTTAGCAACACCTTTAGTACTTTCTGTACATACTATCGTATCATTCGATTTCGCTACTTCGGTAATTCCTGGTTGGCATACAACAATATTTCCACCATACTTTGTGGCTGGTGCGGTATTCTCAGGATTCGCTATGGTAAATACGCTTCTTATTATTATGAGAAAAGTATGTAACCTAGAAGATTATATTACTGTACAACACATTGAATTAATGAACATCGTAATTATGATTACAGGTTCTATAGTAGGTGTGGCATATATTACTGAGTTATTTATTGCGTGGTATTCTGGTGTAGAATACGAACAATATGCTTTCTTAAACAGAGCAACAGGACCTTATGCTTGGGCATATTGGATGATGATGTCTTGTAACGTTTTCTCTCCACAATTTATGTGGTTTAAGAAACTTAGAACAAGTATTATGTTCTCGTTCTTTATATCAATTGTTGTAAACGTTGGGATGTGGTTTGAGCGTTTTGTAATTATTGTAACGTCGTTACACAGAGATTACTTACCTTCATCATGGACGATGTTCTCACCAACATTTGTAGATATTGGAATTTTTATTGGAACAATAGGTTTCTTCTTTGTATTATTCTTATTATACTCTAGAACCTTCCCAGTAATTGCACAAGCTGAAGTTAAAACTATTTTGAAATCGTCAGGTGAGCGTTATAAAAACATTAGAGAAAGAGGAGATAGTTTAGTAGGTACTGGATCAGATCCAAGAACTTCTAAAACAATTAATAAAGAAACAAAAAACGAAAAGTAG
- a CDS encoding DUF3341 domain-containing protein, giving the protein MEASKVIHAIYTDDDILMSAVKKVKAERYHIEEIYTPFPVHGLDKAMGLAPTRIAITAFIYGLVGLTVAIVMMNFIMIEDWPQNIGGKPSFSYIENMPAFVPIMFELTVFFSAHLMVITFYLRSRMWPFKNAENPDPRTTDDHFLMEIAVNGNEDELEGLLKETGAVEINLIDKAH; this is encoded by the coding sequence ATGGAAGCTTCAAAAGTAATTCACGCTATTTATACCGATGATGATATTTTAATGTCTGCTGTTAAAAAAGTTAAGGCAGAACGATATCACATTGAAGAAATATATACACCATTTCCGGTTCACGGACTAGACAAAGCTATGGGTTTAGCGCCTACGCGTATTGCTATAACAGCATTTATATACGGATTGGTTGGTTTAACCGTTGCAATTGTAATGATGAATTTTATTATGATTGAAGATTGGCCTCAAAATATTGGAGGAAAACCAAGCTTTAGTTATATAGAAAACATGCCAGCATTTGTACCTATTATGTTTGAGTTAACCGTGTTTTTTTCAGCGCATTTAATGGTAATTACATTTTACTTACGTAGTAGAATGTGGCCTTTTAAGAATGCTGAAAATCCTGACCCAAGAACTACAGATGATCATTTTTTAATGGAAATCGCTGTTAACGGAAATGAAGATGAATTAGAAGGTTTGCTTAAGGAGACTGGAGCAGTTGAGATTAATTTAATTGATAAAGCGCATTAA